Proteins from a genomic interval of Acanthopagrus latus isolate v.2019 chromosome 7, fAcaLat1.1, whole genome shotgun sequence:
- the sycp2 gene encoding synaptonemal complex protein 2 isoform X5 yields MAQVQASQLEKVIEGVLKSGDVQALDVFLQGYIHEGLSVKCSHQFLTKLDKLVSRSLDQKDSKLASLGFAILYKFGKNLKLPGDCEGLPALIAQGLLKKMVQWFEKCRQLWIQRGPQWDESLFNLSEDFFDAFMVVHESCKEGTHKITESFLYPVGQLAVDPRIYVLIQKEAIRKFNLILDKIPVELKQKRKILTSQEASDIMFKLAGHIMEGGDYDLQTALMEALCRMATPEQRKELADRWFSMQHVASAFVKIRDSEFETDCRKFLNLVNGMQGDRRRVYSYPCLEVYLDKYELLMPADEKLEEFWIDFNLGSHSISFYFSLAGEEAQEGQWETICINENEVKSYSVTEKGKRHILHLKLSEVVVMGAVEGSTLTIHFSSSLDILQAARNVYGHIKNKGFVGKKGTSVAKTTIKVLMEENSSQVVPESQVSHGESEKSTAPYPLPAPSAPIQTVTPAKMKMSESTTFISSSGGGSVHSAHSLSVVMPSNTSAKVKAKLSLEMVRSCDKKGDCHLAELRTTDTPNTTLIGCMIEQSDTSLQSMVSKQASKNKESKYKKNIPLAKAADMVLAGQGEEEPIENSFVPDTQPRSSRNTSSNWSKLSVSEMLMMPTQKIISQPRPEPCSSLSQQQEHPFSAKRSSVPLHGPISQKQFHSELTKRLKPFLSKGKQDLAPQEPALPQRKMPENSEGSKDRSSLERCAPKEKQVQRNCLAKGKSKGQMSLEADAAPIKSPANASSTKAVQERRPANVKADTSKTFSNKENRDAELASSMVKLISRRYDSTAKHTAENIPQIWNLPLINSNRPIFNMSWSSTVKKEVSGAVSLNKSNNKTATSHTKQRKDIFAFAVDSPLSIRGKDKTFNSTSAISSSSFHDSSALPTTTKKGQPVAKEKRHVKKHLFSDTDTDYATEVSWLRESGRKPKPKVTKYSRQAPVKPKAVTPHTSYESPDLPPSPQKPLNGNTKPNKKKPDMERMEHLKTLKPAAAPKRPNAANRRPQRAAATAIKCYKDPDTDESHSESEKPPVSKAKNLPLFYSSSIDHLEHAEKTHEAGQVMKKKTAIHQPTKSYVKLERKHGSNQSELVSEPPPTSKKCFVGQQGRIEKTYPQVKKRNSTSSRRQDSNMQSDLKKPSDLKQQRPENVVPESSKFYKRNASPAQEQMNALKDPWAARQTSFHSCPRSIERIRSAERSAPTLGLTCSSLLTPRGSPLPASPEPPCEDTPSPILLLPKPRSTVSSKGHFKPSSFYSAEKKPSTTKTQSLQPGPTLPSLTPVGQTLAGPSAEEMSPIQQPSPLPSPLSLPTVPLLTSTLLELDKVSLPSPSQSPFPGDTDNHGCRYGFSKISSVSQVSLSMSSTKSSVVSVGVKDSPTAVSSIKAEKSPPSDPQHAQPIHISGPSRKRCISSSSNFEEDENGERKKSKIRGQRSPRMKPRKLFKSCKTFVEVSADSQVSQVLSSSHTVSSSHWEVGVGDEDMDMDEDSELPKPTVNPSNLCQQFSSDLKKKFENRYRMMEVYNKQSLKAVQQHVSLLNMQVTKYRTERLERVREVLSEEICKLEQDDTVLKNMEKDLAMHWKKQSVAFHAYKEQKIRRNETLSTALQSNVCHSVEYEERLFTSQMCLIRKDMKSVQDRLLSQMQEGEIQSVKSNLHALFFP; encoded by the exons ATGGCACAGGTTCAGGCCTCACAG CTGGAGAAAGTGATTGAGGGGGTGTTGAAGAGCGGGGATGTCCAAGCACTGGATGTGTTCCTGCAAGGGTACATACATGAAGGATTGTCCGTAAAGTGTTCCCATCAGTTTCTCACCAAATTGGATAAGCTTGTCAGCAGG AGTTTAGATCAAAAGGATTCCAAATTAGCCAGTTTGGGTTTTGCTATCCTGTACAAGTTTGGGAAAAACCTGAAACTACCTGGTGATTGTGAAGGTCTGCCAGCATTAATAGCTCAAGGCCTGCTCAAAAAG atgGTGCAGTGGTTTGAGAAATGCAGGCAGCTCTGGATCCAGCGTGGCCCGCAGTGGGATGAAAGCTTGTTCAACCTCTCTGAGGACTTCTTTGATGCCTTTATG GTGGTTCATGAGTCATGCAAAGAAG GGACACACAAAATCACGGAGTCCTTCCTGTATCCTGTTGGTCAGTTGGCAGTAGACCCCAGAATCTACGTCCTGATCCAAAAAGAG GCTATTCggaaatttaatttaattctggACAAAATCCCTGTGGAGCTCAAGCAAAAGAGGAAGATCCTAACATCACAGGAGGCCTCAGACATTAT GTTCAAGCTGGCTGGTCACATAATGGAGGGTGGTG ATTACGACTTGCAGACAGCCCTGATGGAGGCGTTGTGCAGAATGGCTACTCCTGAGCAGAGGAAGGAGCTGGCAGATCGATGGTTCAGCATGCAGCACGTGGCCAGTGCATTTGTCAAGATCCGTGATTCTGAGTTTGAGACG GATTGTCGCAAGTTTCTGAACTTGGTGAACGGCATGCAGGGTGACAGGAGAAG AGTGTATTCCTACCCTTGTTTGGAGGTGTATCTGGACAAGTATGAG CTGCTGATGCCCGCTGATGAGAAGCTGGAAGAATTTTGGATTGACTTCAACCTCGGGAGCCACAGCATCTCCTTTTACTTCTCTTTGGCTGGTGAAGAAGCACAG GAGGGCCAGTGGGAAACTATATGCATCAATGAGAATGAAGTCAAAAGCTACTCAGTCACAG AGAAGGGCAAGAGGCACATCTTGCACTTAAAGCTGTCGGAGGTGGTGGTTATGGGTGCGGTGGAAGGATCAACTCTTACCATCCACTTCAGCTCCTCCCTGGACATCCTGCAGGCTGCTCGTAATGTCTAtggacacattaaaaacaaa GGCTTTGTGGGAAAGAAAGGCACATCTGTAGCGAAGACTACAATAAAAGTTCTAATGGAAGAGAACAGCTCCCAG GTTGTTCCAGAGAGTCAGGTGTCTCAtggtgaaagtgagaaaagcaCTGCCCCTTACCCTTTGCCTGCCCCGTCTGCACCTATCCAG ACGGTGACCCCAGCTAAAATGAAGATGTCAGAGTCCACCaccttcatcagcagcagcggaggaggaagTGTGCACAGTGCCCATTCCCTCTCTGTTGTGATGCCATCAA ATACATCAGCCAAGGTTAAAGCCAAGCTGTCTCTGGAGATGGTTCGTTCTTGTGATAAGAAGGGTGACTGTCACCTTGCAGAGCTAAGGACGACTGACACACCTAACACTACATTAATAGGTTGCATGATAGAGCAG AGTGATACATCTCTCCAGAGCATGGTCTCCAAACAGGCCAGTAAGAATAAAGAGAGCAAATATAAAAAG AACATACCACTGGCTAAAGCAGCAGATATGGTTCTAGCCGGACAGGGAGAAGAGGAGCCAATAG AAAATAGTTTTGTGCCTGATACCCAACccagaagcagcagaaacac ATCCTCTAACTGGAGCAAACTGTCAGTTTCTGAAATGCTAATGATGCCCACACAGAAAATCATTTCTCAGCCAAGACCTG AGCCCTGTTCAAGTTTGTCACAACAGCAGGAGCACCCGTTTTCAGCAAAGAGATCATCAGTTCCACTTCATGGCCCAATCAGCCAAAAGCAATTCCACTCTGAACTCACAAAGCGTCTGAAGCCGTTCCTCAGTAAGGGGAAGCAGGATCTTGCACCTCAGGAGCCTGCTCTACCCCAAAGAAAAATGCCTGAGAACAGTGAGGGCTCTAAAGACAGAAGCTCTCTGGAGCGATGTGCTCCTAAAGAGAAGCAGGTTCAAAGAAATTGCCTGGCCAAAGGGAAGAGCAAAGGCCAGATGTCACTGGAGGCTGATGCTGCTCCAATCAAATCTCCAGCCAATGCCTCCTCGACCAAAGCTGTGCAGGAGAGAAGACCAGCCAATGTAAAGGCTGATACAAGCAAGACCTTCTCAAACAAAGAGAAT AGAGATGCAGAGCTTGCAAGCAGCATGGTTAAGCTCATCTCCAGGCGGTATGATTCCACAGCGAAACATACAGCAGAAAATATCCCTCAGATCTGGAATCTTCCTTTGATCAACAG TAATAGGCCGATCTTCAACATGAGCTGGTCATCTACTGTTAAA AAAGAAGTATCTGGAGCTGTCAGcctaaataaatcaaacaacaaaactgcaacAAGCCATACAAAGCAGAG AAAAGATATTTTTGCATTCGCCGTTGATTCACCATTGAGTATTCGG GGAAAGGACAAAACCTTCAACAGCACTTCTGCCATATCGAGCAG TAGCTTCCATGACTCCTCAGCACTCCCCACTACAACCAAGAAAGGGCAACCTGTGGCAAAA GAAAAGCGACATGTGAAGAAACATTTGttcagtgacacagacacagactatGCCACAGAAGTCAGCTGGCTGAGGGAGTCGGGCAGGAAGCCTAAACCCAAAGTTACCAAATATTCCAGACAGGCACCTGTCAAGCCAAAAGCTGTGACACCTCATACTTCAT ATGAATCTCCAGATTTACCACCATCCCCTCAGAAACCTCTAAATGGCAATACCAAACCCAATAAG AAGAAGCCTGACATGGAGAGAATGGAGCACCTGAAGACACTgaagccagcagcagcacctaAGAGACCGAATGCAGCAAACAGGAGGcctcagagagctgcagccacCGCTATCAAGTGCTACAAGGACCCAGACACTGATGAGAGCCATTCAGAGTCAGAGAAGCCTCCTGTTTCAAAGGCAAAAAACCTCCCTctattttat tcctcctccatcgATCATCTGGAGCATGCTGAGAAAACTCATGAGGCTGGTCaagtgatgaagaaaaagacTGCCATCCATCAACCAACCAAAAGCTACGTGaagctggagagaaaacatgGCAGCAACCAGTCAGAGTTGGTGTCAGAGCCGCCACCCACTTCCAAG aaatgttttgttggcCAACAGGGGAGAATTGAGAAGACCTATCCTCAGgtaaagaagagaaacagcacCTCATCAAGGAGACAGGACAGTAACATGCAGTCAGATCTGAAAAAGCCATCTGATCTCAAG cagcagaggccTGAGAACGTTGTTCCAGAAAGTTCAAAGTTCTATAAGAGAAATGCCTCCCCTGCCCAAGAACAGATGAACGCATTGAAGGATCCCTGGGCTGCTCGCCAGACTTCTTTTCATTCGTGCCCTCGTTCCATCGAGAGGATAAGAT CTGCTGAGAGGTCAGCCCCAACCTTGGGTTTgacctgctcctctctcctcaccccaCGGGGATCCCCACTCCCTGCCTCCCCCGAGCCTCCCTGCGAGGACACCCCTTCGCCAATCCTGCTGCTACCAAAACCTCGCTCTACAGTCAGCAGCAAAGGACACTTCAAGCCCTCCTCCTTCTACAGTGCAGAAAAGAAGCCCAGCACAACCAAGACTCAGTCCCTACAGCCTGGCCCCACTCTCCCCTCACTGACCCCCGTAGGTCAAACTCTAGCTGGACCTAGTGCAGAAGAG ATGAGTCCAATCCAGCAGCCCTCACCACTTCCATCTCCACTGTCTCTGCCCACTGTGCCCCTGTTGACATCTACACTGCTTGAGCTGGACAAGGTGTCCCTGCCCTCTCCTTCTCAGTCACCATTCCCTGGGGACACTGACAACCATGGCTGCCGTTACGGTTTTAGCAAAATTTCCTCAGTATCACAGGTTTCGCTGAGCATGTCATCCACCAAGTCATCAGTAGTCAGTGTAGGAGTTAAGGATAGCCCCACTGCTGTCTCATCTATCAAAGCAGAG AAATCACCACCTTCAGACCCACAGCATGCACAGCCTATTCATATCTCAG GACCCAGTCGCAAGCGCTGCATCTCCTCATCCAGCAATTTCGAGGAAGATGAAAACggagaaaggaagaagagcAAGATAAGGGGGCAGCGTTCGCCTCGGATGAAACCCAGGAAGTTGTTCAAGTCCTGTAAGACAT TCGTTGAGGTGTCTGCTGACAGCCAGGTGAGCCAGGTGTTGTCTTCTTCCCACACCGTGAGCTCCAGTCACTGGGAGGTTGGTGTCGGGGATGAAGACATGGACATGGATGAGGATTCAGAGTTGCCAAAACCTACTGTGAACCCGAGTAACTTGTGCCAGCAGTTCAGCTCTGATCTAAAGAAGAAGTTTGAG aaCCGTTATAGGATGATGGAGGTTTATAACAAGCAGTCTTTGAAGGCCGTGCAGCAACATGTCTCCTTGCTCAACATGCAAGTTACCAAATACAG AACTGAGAGACTTGAACGTGTTCGGGAGGTTCTCTCAGAAGAGATCTGTAAATTGGAGCAGGATGAtactgtgctgaaaaacatGGAGAAAGACCTGGCT ATGCACTGGAAAAAGCAGAGCGTGGCGTTCCATGCCTACAAAGAGCAGAAAATCAGGAG AAACGAGACCCTGTCCACAGCCCTCCAGAGTAACGTGTGTCACAGCGTGGAGTATGAGGAGAGACTATTCACGTCCCAG ATGTGCCTGATCAGAAAAGACATGAAGTCAGTCCAGGACAGACTCCTCAGTCAGATG CAAGAGGGGGAGATTCAGAGTGTGAAAAGCAATCTGCATGCTTtgtttttcccctga
- the sycp2 gene encoding synaptonemal complex protein 2 isoform X11: MAQVQASQLEKVIEGVLKSGDVQALDVFLQGYIHEGLSVKCSHQFLTKLDKLVSRSLDQKDSKLASLGFAILYKFGKNLKLPGDCEGLPALIAQGLLKKMVQWFEKCRQLWIQRGPQWDESLFNLSEDFFDAFMVVHESCKEGTHKITESFLYPVGQLAVDPRIYVLIQKEAIRKFNLILDKIPVELKQKRKILTSQEASDIMFKLAGHIMEGGDYDLQTALMEALCRMATPEQRKELADRWFSMQHVASAFVKIRDSEFETDCRKFLNLVNGMQGDRRRVYSYPCLEVYLDKYELLMPADEKLEEFWIDFNLGSHSISFYFSLAGEEAQEGQWETICINENEVKSYSVTEKGKRHILHLKLSEVVVMGAVEGSTLTIHFSSSLDILQAARNVYGHIKNKGFVGKKGTSVAKTTIKVLMEENSSQVVPESQVSHGESEKSTAPYPLPAPSAPIQTVTPAKMKMSESTTFISSSGGGSVHSAHSLSVVMPSNTSAKVKAKLSLEMVRSCDKKGDCHLAELRTTDTPNTTLIGCMIEQSDTSLQSMVSKQASKNKESKYKKNIPLAKAADMVLAGQGEEEPIENSFVPDTQPRSSRNTSSNWSKLSVSEMLMMPTQKIISQPRPEPCSSLSQQQEHPFSAKRSSVPLHGPISQKQFHSELTKRLKPFLSKGKQDLAPQEPALPQRKMPENSEGSKDRSSLERCAPKEKQVQRNCLAKGKSKGQMSLEADAAPIKSPANASSTKAVQERRPANVKADTSKTFSNKENRDAELASSMVKLISRRYDSTAKHTAENIPQIWNLPLINSNRPIFNMSWSSTVKKEVSGAVSLNKSNNKTATSHTKQRKDIFAFAVDSPLSIRGKDKTFNSTSAISSSSFHDSSALPTTTKKGQPVAKEKRHVKKHLFSDTDTDYATEVSWLRESGRKPKPKVTKYSRQAPVKPKAVTPHTSYESPDLPPSPQKPLNGNTKPNKKKPDMERMEHLKTLKPAAAPKRPNAANRRPQRAAATAIKCYKDPDTDESHSESEKPPVSKAKNLPLFYSSSIDHLEHAEKTHEAGQVMKKKTAIHQPTKSYVKLERKHGSNQSELVSEPPPTSKKCFVGQQGRIEKTYPQVKKRNSTSSRRQDSNMQSDLKKPSDLKQQRPENVVPESSKFYKRNASPAQEQMNALKDPWAARQTSFHSCPRSIERIRSAERSAPTLGLTCSSLLTPRGSPLPASPEPPCEDTPSPILLLPKPRSTVSSKGHFKPSSFYSAEKKPSTTKTQSLQPGPTLPSLTPVGQTLAGPSAEEMSPIQQPSPLPSPLSLPTVPLLTSTLLELDKVSLPSPSQSPFPGDTDNHGCRYGFSKISSVSQVSLSMSSTKSSVVSVGVKDSPTAVSSIKAEKSPPSDPQHAQPIHISGPSRKRCISSSSNFEEDENGERKKSKIRGQRSPRMKPRKLFKSFVEVSADSQVSQVLSSSHTVSSSHWEVGVGDEDMDMDEDSELPKPTVNPSNLCQQFSSDLKKKFENRYRMMEVYNKQSLKAVQQHVSLLNMQVTKYRTERLERVREVLSEEICKLEQDDTVLKNMEKDLAMHWKKQSVAFHAYKEQKIRRNETLSTALQSNVCHSVEYEERLFTSQMCLIRKDMKSVQDRLLSQMQEGEIQSVKSNLHALFFP, from the exons ATGGCACAGGTTCAGGCCTCACAG CTGGAGAAAGTGATTGAGGGGGTGTTGAAGAGCGGGGATGTCCAAGCACTGGATGTGTTCCTGCAAGGGTACATACATGAAGGATTGTCCGTAAAGTGTTCCCATCAGTTTCTCACCAAATTGGATAAGCTTGTCAGCAGG AGTTTAGATCAAAAGGATTCCAAATTAGCCAGTTTGGGTTTTGCTATCCTGTACAAGTTTGGGAAAAACCTGAAACTACCTGGTGATTGTGAAGGTCTGCCAGCATTAATAGCTCAAGGCCTGCTCAAAAAG atgGTGCAGTGGTTTGAGAAATGCAGGCAGCTCTGGATCCAGCGTGGCCCGCAGTGGGATGAAAGCTTGTTCAACCTCTCTGAGGACTTCTTTGATGCCTTTATG GTGGTTCATGAGTCATGCAAAGAAG GGACACACAAAATCACGGAGTCCTTCCTGTATCCTGTTGGTCAGTTGGCAGTAGACCCCAGAATCTACGTCCTGATCCAAAAAGAG GCTATTCggaaatttaatttaattctggACAAAATCCCTGTGGAGCTCAAGCAAAAGAGGAAGATCCTAACATCACAGGAGGCCTCAGACATTAT GTTCAAGCTGGCTGGTCACATAATGGAGGGTGGTG ATTACGACTTGCAGACAGCCCTGATGGAGGCGTTGTGCAGAATGGCTACTCCTGAGCAGAGGAAGGAGCTGGCAGATCGATGGTTCAGCATGCAGCACGTGGCCAGTGCATTTGTCAAGATCCGTGATTCTGAGTTTGAGACG GATTGTCGCAAGTTTCTGAACTTGGTGAACGGCATGCAGGGTGACAGGAGAAG AGTGTATTCCTACCCTTGTTTGGAGGTGTATCTGGACAAGTATGAG CTGCTGATGCCCGCTGATGAGAAGCTGGAAGAATTTTGGATTGACTTCAACCTCGGGAGCCACAGCATCTCCTTTTACTTCTCTTTGGCTGGTGAAGAAGCACAG GAGGGCCAGTGGGAAACTATATGCATCAATGAGAATGAAGTCAAAAGCTACTCAGTCACAG AGAAGGGCAAGAGGCACATCTTGCACTTAAAGCTGTCGGAGGTGGTGGTTATGGGTGCGGTGGAAGGATCAACTCTTACCATCCACTTCAGCTCCTCCCTGGACATCCTGCAGGCTGCTCGTAATGTCTAtggacacattaaaaacaaa GGCTTTGTGGGAAAGAAAGGCACATCTGTAGCGAAGACTACAATAAAAGTTCTAATGGAAGAGAACAGCTCCCAG GTTGTTCCAGAGAGTCAGGTGTCTCAtggtgaaagtgagaaaagcaCTGCCCCTTACCCTTTGCCTGCCCCGTCTGCACCTATCCAG ACGGTGACCCCAGCTAAAATGAAGATGTCAGAGTCCACCaccttcatcagcagcagcggaggaggaagTGTGCACAGTGCCCATTCCCTCTCTGTTGTGATGCCATCAA ATACATCAGCCAAGGTTAAAGCCAAGCTGTCTCTGGAGATGGTTCGTTCTTGTGATAAGAAGGGTGACTGTCACCTTGCAGAGCTAAGGACGACTGACACACCTAACACTACATTAATAGGTTGCATGATAGAGCAG AGTGATACATCTCTCCAGAGCATGGTCTCCAAACAGGCCAGTAAGAATAAAGAGAGCAAATATAAAAAG AACATACCACTGGCTAAAGCAGCAGATATGGTTCTAGCCGGACAGGGAGAAGAGGAGCCAATAG AAAATAGTTTTGTGCCTGATACCCAACccagaagcagcagaaacac ATCCTCTAACTGGAGCAAACTGTCAGTTTCTGAAATGCTAATGATGCCCACACAGAAAATCATTTCTCAGCCAAGACCTG AGCCCTGTTCAAGTTTGTCACAACAGCAGGAGCACCCGTTTTCAGCAAAGAGATCATCAGTTCCACTTCATGGCCCAATCAGCCAAAAGCAATTCCACTCTGAACTCACAAAGCGTCTGAAGCCGTTCCTCAGTAAGGGGAAGCAGGATCTTGCACCTCAGGAGCCTGCTCTACCCCAAAGAAAAATGCCTGAGAACAGTGAGGGCTCTAAAGACAGAAGCTCTCTGGAGCGATGTGCTCCTAAAGAGAAGCAGGTTCAAAGAAATTGCCTGGCCAAAGGGAAGAGCAAAGGCCAGATGTCACTGGAGGCTGATGCTGCTCCAATCAAATCTCCAGCCAATGCCTCCTCGACCAAAGCTGTGCAGGAGAGAAGACCAGCCAATGTAAAGGCTGATACAAGCAAGACCTTCTCAAACAAAGAGAAT AGAGATGCAGAGCTTGCAAGCAGCATGGTTAAGCTCATCTCCAGGCGGTATGATTCCACAGCGAAACATACAGCAGAAAATATCCCTCAGATCTGGAATCTTCCTTTGATCAACAG TAATAGGCCGATCTTCAACATGAGCTGGTCATCTACTGTTAAA AAAGAAGTATCTGGAGCTGTCAGcctaaataaatcaaacaacaaaactgcaacAAGCCATACAAAGCAGAG AAAAGATATTTTTGCATTCGCCGTTGATTCACCATTGAGTATTCGG GGAAAGGACAAAACCTTCAACAGCACTTCTGCCATATCGAGCAG TAGCTTCCATGACTCCTCAGCACTCCCCACTACAACCAAGAAAGGGCAACCTGTGGCAAAA GAAAAGCGACATGTGAAGAAACATTTGttcagtgacacagacacagactatGCCACAGAAGTCAGCTGGCTGAGGGAGTCGGGCAGGAAGCCTAAACCCAAAGTTACCAAATATTCCAGACAGGCACCTGTCAAGCCAAAAGCTGTGACACCTCATACTTCAT ATGAATCTCCAGATTTACCACCATCCCCTCAGAAACCTCTAAATGGCAATACCAAACCCAATAAG AAGAAGCCTGACATGGAGAGAATGGAGCACCTGAAGACACTgaagccagcagcagcacctaAGAGACCGAATGCAGCAAACAGGAGGcctcagagagctgcagccacCGCTATCAAGTGCTACAAGGACCCAGACACTGATGAGAGCCATTCAGAGTCAGAGAAGCCTCCTGTTTCAAAGGCAAAAAACCTCCCTctattttat tcctcctccatcgATCATCTGGAGCATGCTGAGAAAACTCATGAGGCTGGTCaagtgatgaagaaaaagacTGCCATCCATCAACCAACCAAAAGCTACGTGaagctggagagaaaacatgGCAGCAACCAGTCAGAGTTGGTGTCAGAGCCGCCACCCACTTCCAAG aaatgttttgttggcCAACAGGGGAGAATTGAGAAGACCTATCCTCAGgtaaagaagagaaacagcacCTCATCAAGGAGACAGGACAGTAACATGCAGTCAGATCTGAAAAAGCCATCTGATCTCAAG cagcagaggccTGAGAACGTTGTTCCAGAAAGTTCAAAGTTCTATAAGAGAAATGCCTCCCCTGCCCAAGAACAGATGAACGCATTGAAGGATCCCTGGGCTGCTCGCCAGACTTCTTTTCATTCGTGCCCTCGTTCCATCGAGAGGATAAGAT CTGCTGAGAGGTCAGCCCCAACCTTGGGTTTgacctgctcctctctcctcaccccaCGGGGATCCCCACTCCCTGCCTCCCCCGAGCCTCCCTGCGAGGACACCCCTTCGCCAATCCTGCTGCTACCAAAACCTCGCTCTACAGTCAGCAGCAAAGGACACTTCAAGCCCTCCTCCTTCTACAGTGCAGAAAAGAAGCCCAGCACAACCAAGACTCAGTCCCTACAGCCTGGCCCCACTCTCCCCTCACTGACCCCCGTAGGTCAAACTCTAGCTGGACCTAGTGCAGAAGAG ATGAGTCCAATCCAGCAGCCCTCACCACTTCCATCTCCACTGTCTCTGCCCACTGTGCCCCTGTTGACATCTACACTGCTTGAGCTGGACAAGGTGTCCCTGCCCTCTCCTTCTCAGTCACCATTCCCTGGGGACACTGACAACCATGGCTGCCGTTACGGTTTTAGCAAAATTTCCTCAGTATCACAGGTTTCGCTGAGCATGTCATCCACCAAGTCATCAGTAGTCAGTGTAGGAGTTAAGGATAGCCCCACTGCTGTCTCATCTATCAAAGCAGAG AAATCACCACCTTCAGACCCACAGCATGCACAGCCTATTCATATCTCAG GACCCAGTCGCAAGCGCTGCATCTCCTCATCCAGCAATTTCGAGGAAGATGAAAACggagaaaggaagaagagcAAGATAAGGGGGCAGCGTTCGCCTCGGATGAAACCCAGGAAGTTGTTCAAGTCCT TCGTTGAGGTGTCTGCTGACAGCCAGGTGAGCCAGGTGTTGTCTTCTTCCCACACCGTGAGCTCCAGTCACTGGGAGGTTGGTGTCGGGGATGAAGACATGGACATGGATGAGGATTCAGAGTTGCCAAAACCTACTGTGAACCCGAGTAACTTGTGCCAGCAGTTCAGCTCTGATCTAAAGAAGAAGTTTGAG aaCCGTTATAGGATGATGGAGGTTTATAACAAGCAGTCTTTGAAGGCCGTGCAGCAACATGTCTCCTTGCTCAACATGCAAGTTACCAAATACAG AACTGAGAGACTTGAACGTGTTCGGGAGGTTCTCTCAGAAGAGATCTGTAAATTGGAGCAGGATGAtactgtgctgaaaaacatGGAGAAAGACCTGGCT ATGCACTGGAAAAAGCAGAGCGTGGCGTTCCATGCCTACAAAGAGCAGAAAATCAGGAG AAACGAGACCCTGTCCACAGCCCTCCAGAGTAACGTGTGTCACAGCGTGGAGTATGAGGAGAGACTATTCACGTCCCAG ATGTGCCTGATCAGAAAAGACATGAAGTCAGTCCAGGACAGACTCCTCAGTCAGATG CAAGAGGGGGAGATTCAGAGTGTGAAAAGCAATCTGCATGCTTtgtttttcccctga